In Blastopirellula sediminis, the following proteins share a genomic window:
- a CDS encoding DUF1559 domain-containing protein, with product MRFPLNSLRRRAGFTLVELLVVIAIIGVLIALLLPAVQQAREAARRMQCTNNLKQMALAVHNYHDTYLVFPSGHVQINDTFYGNWCIGILPFIEQQNLYNQYDHTTHCNTSANATVARTRVDEFICPSDAMTSPIIRPASGYSYDLHAISYKAMGGYSNNGAKNWDHLAEISGLNGSWKGVFHTVGTGHSQTLGFEKMASITDGTSNTLMVGEYHQPKDQPARGAFWGNSYWGYNIGMVINEPYIIGNQYNDCAAVASNIGVCRRAWASHHPGGFNFSRADGSVSFVPETVDLTIFAGLATMGGGEVSQL from the coding sequence ATGCGATTTCCGTTGAATTCGCTGCGCAGAAGGGCCGGCTTTACGCTGGTCGAATTGCTGGTGGTGATCGCCATCATCGGCGTCTTGATCGCGCTGTTGCTTCCCGCCGTACAACAAGCCCGCGAAGCGGCCCGGCGGATGCAATGCACCAACAACCTGAAGCAAATGGCGTTGGCGGTGCACAATTATCACGACACCTATCTGGTCTTCCCGTCAGGGCACGTGCAAATCAACGACACCTTCTATGGGAACTGGTGCATTGGGATCTTGCCGTTCATCGAGCAGCAGAACTTGTACAACCAATATGACCACACGACCCATTGCAACACGTCGGCCAATGCGACGGTAGCGCGAACGCGCGTCGATGAGTTCATCTGCCCGAGCGATGCGATGACTTCGCCGATCATCCGACCGGCGTCCGGCTACAGCTACGACTTGCACGCCATCTCGTACAAAGCGATGGGAGGCTACAGCAACAACGGGGCGAAGAACTGGGATCACCTGGCCGAGATCAGCGGTCTCAACGGTTCGTGGAAAGGGGTTTTTCACACGGTCGGAACGGGGCACAGTCAGACGCTCGGCTTTGAGAAGATGGCCTCAATTACCGACGGCACTTCCAACACCCTGATGGTCGGCGAATACCATCAGCCGAAGGATCAACCGGCCCGCGGCGCCTTCTGGGGCAACTCGTACTGGGGCTACAACATCGGCATGGTGATCAACGAGCCGTATATCATTGGGAATCAGTATAACGACTGTGCGGCGGTCGCCAGCAACATCGGCGTTTGCCGTCGTGCGTGGGCTTCGCATCATCCCGGGGGCTTCAACTTCTCGCGAGCCGACGGCTCGGTCTCGTTCGTGCCGGAAACGGTTGATCTGACGATCTTCGCCGGTCTGGCGACGATGGGGGGAGGCGAAGTTTCGCAGCTGTAA
- a CDS encoding DUF481 domain-containing protein, protein MISRFVQISTWLLLTCIVANAYAQDVTNAYAETTSQSPPPEVNVAAMFIDGDFAPETLLCNFEYEPIPIPDVNADVGDIEAEAIGDPDYGYLGYVPGGQYVHIDYWFGEAKWDSSVELGINGQTGNTESLSLRSGAKVKRVGAATTTIADIIYARTSNNGVPTQDNALFNAKIEWPFVNKRWHIYAKNGMEYDAFKDFGLRLWVSGGMGYEVVKTDDTDLTVELGSGFSKEFDSPDDEYKPEGAMTILFDHNFNKRHSFEGKYEYYPEWQEFGEYRSISDIGYKILLDDTANLSLKFGVINRFDSTPGVDKKKNDTNYSILLIWKL, encoded by the coding sequence ATGATCTCTCGATTTGTACAAATCTCGACCTGGCTCCTGCTGACATGCATCGTCGCAAATGCGTACGCGCAAGATGTGACGAACGCCTACGCCGAAACGACGTCGCAGTCGCCGCCGCCGGAAGTTAACGTGGCTGCCATGTTCATCGACGGCGATTTCGCCCCCGAGACCCTGCTCTGCAATTTCGAGTACGAACCGATTCCGATTCCTGACGTGAACGCCGACGTCGGCGATATCGAAGCCGAAGCGATCGGCGATCCCGACTACGGCTATCTCGGCTACGTCCCCGGCGGCCAGTACGTCCACATCGACTATTGGTTTGGAGAGGCCAAGTGGGACAGTTCGGTCGAACTGGGGATCAACGGTCAGACCGGCAACACCGAATCGCTCAGTTTGCGATCCGGCGCCAAGGTCAAACGCGTCGGCGCGGCGACGACCACCATCGCTGACATCATCTACGCCCGGACGAGCAACAACGGCGTCCCGACGCAGGACAACGCCTTGTTTAACGCCAAGATCGAATGGCCGTTTGTGAACAAGCGTTGGCACATCTACGCCAAGAACGGTATGGAATACGACGCGTTTAAAGACTTCGGACTACGCCTCTGGGTCAGCGGCGGTATGGGCTACGAGGTCGTAAAGACGGACGACACCGATCTGACGGTCGAACTCGGTTCTGGTTTCTCGAAAGAGTTTGACAGCCCAGACGACGAGTACAAGCCGGAAGGCGCCATGACGATTCTGTTCGATCACAACTTCAACAAGCGGCACTCGTTTGAAGGGAAGTACGAATACTATCCCGAGTGGCAGGAGTTCGGCGAATACCGCAGCATTTCGGACATCGGCTACAAGATCCTGCTCGACGACACGGCGAATCTGAGCCTGAAGTTTGGGGTGATCAACCGCTTTGACAGCACCCCGGGCGTCGACAAAAAGAAGAACGACACCAACTACTCGATCTTGCTGATCTGGAAGCTGTAA
- a CDS encoding AIM24 family protein, which translates to MSTADVANRYTLREFVEQTRQRDRGQGIFEMESPRLLEVNLNGMIWTKMGSMVSYLGNIKFEREGVFEKGLGGFLKKAVTGEGARLTKATGRGKLYLADYGKKVQILKLENEAIVVNGNDILAFEPTVDWDIKMMKRVSSMLAGGLFQVHLRGTGMVAVTTHYEPLTLVVTPDCPVYTDPNATVAWSGSLEPSLRTDVSLKTFFGRGSGESFQMEFRGNGFVVIQPFEEVYHVEG; encoded by the coding sequence ATGAGCACTGCTGACGTCGCCAACCGTTACACCTTGCGCGAATTTGTCGAACAAACCCGCCAACGAGATCGCGGACAGGGAATCTTCGAAATGGAGAGCCCGCGTCTGCTGGAAGTCAATCTGAACGGGATGATCTGGACCAAGATGGGCTCGATGGTCTCCTACTTGGGGAATATCAAGTTCGAGCGGGAAGGGGTCTTTGAAAAAGGGCTTGGCGGCTTCTTGAAGAAAGCGGTCACCGGCGAAGGCGCCCGGCTCACCAAAGCGACAGGGCGGGGGAAGCTCTATCTGGCCGACTACGGCAAGAAGGTGCAGATTCTCAAACTCGAAAACGAAGCGATCGTCGTCAACGGGAACGACATCCTCGCCTTCGAGCCGACCGTCGACTGGGACATCAAAATGATGAAGCGGGTCTCGTCGATGCTCGCCGGCGGCCTGTTCCAGGTTCACCTGCGCGGCACCGGCATGGTCGCGGTCACCACCCACTACGAACCGCTGACGTTGGTCGTTACGCCTGATTGCCCGGTCTACACCGACCCGAACGCGACGGTCGCGTGGAGCGGCAGTCTAGAACCGAGTTTGCGGACCGACGTCTCGCTCAAAACCTTCTTCGGTCGCGGCAGCGGCGAGTCGTTCCAGATGGAATTCCGCGGGAACGGCTTCGTCGTCATTCAACCGTTTGAAGAGGTCTACCACGTCGAAGGGTAG
- a CDS encoding ABC transporter ATP-binding protein, with product MLETNRLTKRYGDFLALDGVTLHVPTGQCCGVLGPNGAGKTTMFRLILGFLRPTSGSASIDGMDCHGRSLDVHRRLSYLPGDVRLFGEMKGREVLRFFADVHPHGSRTRSEETAQRLDLDLRRRVAFMSTGMRQKLGLAIALSIDAPLLIFDEPTTSLDPNVRHEVVQMIGDAHQRGKTVIICSHVLSEIEDICQRAVIMRQGRIVHDQDLHAMRRRHVIRGVLKEPLPQVPHELTSLVVDVRQTAETFQIETDGDLQPALAWIANLPTSQIQISQLGLRAIYNRYHFEQPEAVSA from the coding sequence ATGCTCGAAACCAACCGACTTACCAAAAGATACGGCGATTTCCTGGCGCTGGACGGGGTGACTCTGCACGTCCCGACCGGGCAGTGCTGCGGCGTGCTCGGGCCCAACGGCGCCGGAAAAACGACGATGTTTCGCCTGATCCTCGGATTTTTACGCCCCACTTCCGGTAGTGCGTCCATCGATGGAATGGATTGTCACGGACGCAGTTTGGACGTCCATCGCCGACTTTCCTACCTTCCGGGGGACGTCCGCCTGTTTGGCGAAATGAAGGGGCGCGAGGTCCTGCGGTTCTTCGCCGACGTCCACCCGCATGGGAGTCGCACGCGGTCCGAAGAGACGGCCCAGCGGTTGGATCTGGATCTCCGTCGCCGCGTCGCGTTCATGTCGACCGGGATGCGGCAAAAGTTGGGGCTGGCGATCGCTCTGTCGATCGACGCGCCGCTGCTAATCTTCGACGAGCCGACGACCAGTCTCGATCCGAACGTCCGGCACGAAGTGGTGCAAATGATCGGCGACGCCCATCAACGGGGCAAAACGGTCATCATCTGTTCGCACGTGTTGTCGGAGATCGAAGACATCTGTCAGCGAGCGGTGATCATGCGACAAGGGCGCATCGTCCATGATCAAGATTTGCATGCGATGCGGCGGCGACATGTGATTCGCGGCGTGTTGAAAGAGCCGCTACCGCAAGTTCCTCACGAACTGACTTCGCTCGTCGTCGACGTGCGGCAGACGGCGGAGACGTTCCAGATTGAGACCGACGGCGACTTGCAGCCGGCACTGGCCTGGATCGCCAATCTGCCGACGTCGCAAATTCAGATTTCGCAGCTTGGCTTGCGAGCGATTTACAACCGGTATCACTTCGAGCAGCCAGAGGCGGTTTCAGCATGA
- a CDS encoding FHA domain-containing protein, with the protein MNRSSAEPLAEAPSRRQLWVDGVGGFLLLTSPDVLIGQATPQSGVDLPILGDVSRRHAWIRRRGSEYVVEPLAEVRRRGKLLDQPTVLSDGDLIQLGRSVVLSFQKRHPLSASAVLRLESSQRTEPAADAIVLMAETCILGPKGCNHVVCGGWKQDVVLYKQGEGLHVRSPGAFQVNGAAVKNKSPLVADCSVQGEDFSFYLERLAASA; encoded by the coding sequence ATGAATCGATCATCGGCGGAACCATTGGCTGAAGCGCCTTCGCGGCGTCAGTTGTGGGTCGATGGAGTCGGCGGTTTCCTGCTGCTGACTTCGCCGGACGTGTTGATCGGCCAGGCGACGCCGCAAAGCGGAGTCGACCTGCCGATCTTGGGAGACGTCAGCCGGCGGCACGCTTGGATTCGTCGCCGCGGATCGGAATATGTGGTCGAGCCGCTGGCTGAAGTTCGCCGGCGCGGAAAACTACTCGACCAGCCGACCGTCTTATCGGATGGAGACCTGATCCAGTTGGGGCGAAGCGTCGTCCTCAGCTTCCAGAAACGGCATCCGCTGAGCGCCAGCGCGGTCCTGCGACTGGAAAGCTCGCAGCGGACCGAACCGGCCGCCGATGCGATCGTGCTGATGGCCGAAACCTGCATCCTGGGCCCCAAGGGTTGCAACCATGTGGTCTGCGGCGGTTGGAAACAGGATGTGGTATTGTACAAGCAGGGAGAGGGGCTTCATGTCCGCTCTCCTGGCGCATTTCAAGTGAACGGCGCCGCGGTGAAAAACAAATCGCCGCTGGTCGCCGACTGCTCGGTCCAGGGAGAAGACTTTTCGTTTTATCTGGAACGACTGGCCGCCAGCGCGTGA
- a CDS encoding RNA polymerase sigma factor: MSEVSETDVLLIDRIRTGDADAWTDLIGRYEGRLLAFAESRLRRRAPSEDVVQETFIGFLNSLPNYDGKRSLESYLFAICAYKLTDHLRREGRRPTLPIHSSGEGSSDNWELPGPQRAASSIVRSGERRDLEEAALVEAIQGQIEHWRSRGDWVKIQCLELLLVRGYANKDVADLLGLTEQNVANYKFDFLAKLRAAVRKQGLNEEIFPELYASN, translated from the coding sequence ATGTCTGAGGTTTCTGAAACCGACGTTCTGCTGATCGATCGGATTCGCACCGGCGACGCTGACGCGTGGACCGATTTAATCGGCCGCTACGAAGGTCGCTTACTCGCCTTCGCCGAAAGTCGTTTGCGTCGTCGTGCGCCTAGCGAAGACGTCGTGCAAGAGACGTTCATCGGCTTCCTGAACAGCTTGCCCAACTACGACGGGAAACGCTCGCTGGAGAGCTACCTCTTCGCGATCTGCGCTTACAAGCTGACCGACCACCTGCGCCGCGAAGGTCGCCGTCCGACGTTGCCGATTCATTCGAGCGGAGAAGGTTCGAGCGACAACTGGGAGCTCCCTGGTCCGCAGCGCGCCGCGTCGAGCATCGTCCGTAGCGGCGAACGTCGCGACCTGGAAGAAGCGGCCCTGGTCGAAGCGATCCAAGGCCAAATCGAACATTGGCGCAGTCGCGGCGACTGGGTGAAGATCCAGTGCCTGGAGTTGCTGCTGGTCCGCGGCTACGCCAACAAAGACGTGGCCGATCTCCTCGGCCTGACCGAACAGAACGTCGCCAACTACAAATTCGACTTCCTGGCGAAGCTGCGCGCGGCGGTGCGTAAACAAGGCCTCAACGAGGAGATCTTCCCAGAACTTTACGCATCCAACTAA
- a CDS encoding serine/threonine-protein kinase, translating into MRDDAATIEPEEEQRHTADLSPQANHRPRGGTMKFTYASGSKPLEGFTIKRGVGAGGFGEVFYALTDSGKEVALKHIQRNLDIEMRGVKHCLNLKHPHLVALFDIKFDDAGEGWVVMEYVRGENLKEILDRRPSGLPPEEAIRWFRPIAAAVGYLHDHGIVHRDLKPGNIFNDAGTIKIGDYGLSKFISVSRRSGQTESVGTFHYMAPEIGKGVYGKEIDIYALGIMLHEILTGHVPFEGESSQEIIMKHLTAEPDLRGVPEPFRSTIAKALAKDPAKRTGTVEEMLANLGLSKNETVVESLHDDVKIERPRQSAPQAEDPIVPPLNSAEPDEPVARAISGGMRSLNDWWNNDNISLLPKILVLVLCSVALIANLGWLIPLGLLAGAAYMVYLLGRTIYLHMNDTPAKSSATQYSTYHPVVMTRKERAQERRTQKISRRERERNALAAIPLDLRMKSLVGSFLVSAVSAAVISLLALILGGVSLEAAPATWAPLFGWLTVMTICGSWSVLLVGKLWERNEGDPWLRRFAMVGVGLTLGLIGFAAGNALLLEMPAPGQGAVTGWHENLDLRDWFETLKRGPSLTTFAIVFGAQFGLLRWWRQADPLRKTRLSLWTLAVTVMTAALINYFTPFIQPWGLILVGAISLVVQISAPWYSPQQREALRHQQQALAETSASA; encoded by the coding sequence ATGCGCGATGACGCAGCGACGATAGAGCCGGAAGAGGAGCAGCGGCACACAGCCGACCTCTCTCCGCAGGCCAATCATCGCCCGCGAGGGGGAACGATGAAATTTACCTATGCCAGCGGATCGAAGCCGTTAGAGGGCTTCACCATTAAACGAGGCGTCGGCGCCGGGGGCTTCGGCGAAGTCTTCTACGCGCTAACCGACTCCGGCAAGGAAGTCGCCCTCAAACATATCCAACGCAACCTCGACATCGAGATGCGCGGGGTCAAGCATTGCTTGAACCTGAAGCACCCGCATCTGGTCGCGCTCTTCGACATCAAGTTTGACGACGCCGGCGAAGGCTGGGTCGTCATGGAATACGTCCGGGGCGAAAACCTGAAGGAAATCCTCGATCGTCGCCCCAGCGGCCTGCCGCCGGAAGAAGCGATTCGCTGGTTCCGTCCGATCGCGGCCGCCGTCGGCTATCTGCATGACCATGGCATCGTTCACCGCGACCTGAAGCCAGGCAACATCTTTAACGACGCCGGCACGATCAAAATCGGCGACTACGGCCTCTCCAAGTTCATCTCGGTCAGCCGCCGTAGCGGACAAACCGAAAGCGTCGGGACGTTCCACTACATGGCGCCCGAGATCGGCAAAGGGGTCTACGGCAAAGAGATCGACATCTACGCCCTCGGCATCATGCTTCATGAGATCCTGACCGGCCATGTTCCCTTCGAAGGGGAAAGCAGCCAGGAGATCATCATGAAGCACCTGACCGCCGAGCCTGACCTGCGCGGCGTGCCGGAGCCGTTCCGCTCGACGATCGCCAAGGCGCTGGCGAAAGACCCGGCCAAACGAACCGGCACCGTCGAAGAAATGCTGGCCAACCTCGGCCTCTCGAAAAACGAGACGGTCGTCGAGTCGCTGCATGACGACGTCAAGATCGAACGTCCCCGACAATCGGCGCCGCAAGCCGAAGATCCGATCGTTCCGCCGCTCAACAGCGCCGAACCGGACGAGCCGGTCGCTCGTGCGATCTCCGGCGGGATGCGTTCGCTGAATGACTGGTGGAACAACGACAACATCAGCTTGCTGCCGAAGATCTTGGTGCTGGTTCTCTGCTCGGTCGCGCTGATCGCCAACCTTGGTTGGTTGATACCGCTCGGTCTGTTGGCAGGGGCCGCCTACATGGTCTATCTGCTCGGCCGGACGATCTACCTTCACATGAACGACACGCCGGCGAAATCGTCGGCGACGCAATATTCGACGTACCATCCGGTGGTGATGACGCGCAAAGAGCGCGCTCAGGAAAGGCGAACGCAAAAGATCAGTCGTCGTGAGCGCGAACGGAACGCGCTCGCCGCGATCCCGCTCGACCTGCGGATGAAAAGCCTGGTCGGCTCGTTCCTGGTTAGCGCCGTTTCGGCGGCGGTGATCTCGCTGCTGGCGCTGATCTTGGGAGGAGTCTCGCTTGAAGCTGCGCCTGCGACTTGGGCGCCGCTCTTCGGCTGGTTGACCGTGATGACGATCTGCGGTTCGTGGAGCGTCCTGTTGGTCGGCAAACTTTGGGAACGGAACGAGGGGGATCCTTGGCTTCGCCGCTTCGCCATGGTCGGCGTCGGCTTGACCTTGGGCCTGATCGGCTTCGCCGCCGGCAACGCGCTGTTGCTGGAGATGCCTGCCCCGGGACAAGGGGCGGTCACCGGTTGGCATGAAAACCTCGACCTCCGCGATTGGTTCGAGACCCTAAAACGAGGCCCGTCGCTAACCACGTTCGCGATCGTCTTCGGCGCCCAGTTCGGCTTGCTCCGCTGGTGGCGTCAGGCCGATCCGCTCCGCAAGACGCGACTTAGCCTGTGGACGCTCGCCGTTACGGTGATGACCGCCGCGCTGATCAACTACTTCACCCCGTTCATTCAGCCATGGGGCCTGATCCTGGTCGGGGCGATCTCGCTGGTCGTACAGATCTCGGCGCCGTGGTACAGCCCGCAACAGCGCGAAGCGCTCCGTCATCAACAACAAGCGCTCGCCGAAACCTCCGCTTCGGCGTAG
- a CDS encoding ABC transporter permease subunit codes for MNTALLVRSFREARWLLLGSVVTIFGFCMIRAWIVGRVEMSRFQNIVEILRPEVERYSAVDVAQLFTYPGRVGVTFNEPLVVLLMVTWAIARGSDSVSGPLGRGTMEMMLAQPISRFQLLFSKSLVTVVGCAVIATAAWLGTHTGVHTTKVKQEKPPVAIKLPVLNMKIEVPFTEVKEAPVRVPLADFVDTSLFIPSAINLGCLGVFFAGLTTWMSSWDRYRWRTIGIVTGFLIVQMIVRVVSLAVDTAHWLKYLTIFTLYEPEVLTSYGVRYPTEVWTFYFENNKGELALGGLSLVSGLLLGGAATFALGHWIFCRRDLPAPV; via the coding sequence ATGAACACGGCGCTGTTGGTGCGATCGTTTCGCGAGGCGCGTTGGTTGTTGCTCGGTTCGGTAGTGACGATCTTCGGCTTTTGCATGATCCGGGCCTGGATTGTCGGCCGGGTCGAAATGAGCCGCTTTCAAAACATCGTGGAGATCCTCCGCCCCGAGGTCGAACGTTACTCGGCGGTCGACGTCGCGCAGCTCTTCACCTATCCAGGACGAGTCGGCGTGACGTTCAACGAGCCGCTGGTCGTCTTGTTGATGGTGACCTGGGCGATCGCTCGCGGCAGCGATTCGGTCAGCGGACCGCTGGGCCGGGGAACCATGGAGATGATGCTGGCGCAACCGATCAGCCGCTTTCAGCTCCTCTTTTCCAAAAGCCTGGTGACGGTCGTCGGCTGCGCGGTGATCGCGACCGCCGCGTGGCTGGGGACGCATACCGGCGTGCATACGACGAAGGTCAAACAAGAGAAGCCGCCGGTCGCGATCAAGCTGCCGGTTTTGAACATGAAGATCGAGGTCCCGTTCACCGAAGTGAAAGAGGCGCCGGTTCGCGTTCCATTGGCCGACTTCGTCGACACCAGCTTGTTCATTCCGTCGGCGATCAATCTTGGTTGCCTCGGCGTCTTCTTTGCGGGGCTGACGACCTGGATGAGTTCGTGGGATCGCTATCGCTGGCGGACGATCGGGATCGTGACCGGGTTTCTGATCGTGCAGATGATCGTCCGCGTCGTTTCGCTGGCGGTCGACACGGCCCACTGGCTGAAGTACCTCACGATCTTCACGCTCTACGAGCCGGAAGTGTTGACCTCGTACGGCGTCCGCTATCCGACCGAAGTCTGGACCTTCTACTTTGAGAACAACAAGGGAGAGTTGGCGCTCGGCGGACTGTCGCTTGTCAGCGGACTCTTGCTGGGAGGCGCTGCGACCTTCGCACTCGGTCATTGGATCTTCTGTCGACGAGATTTGCCGGCGCCGGTTTAA
- a CDS encoding amidohydrolase family protein, protein MRIWGAMLALAMMAGNLLAADQSAIVYRGAKILTATGQTYDPGAMIVSGGKVVAVGDSKRIETPKDATEIDLAGKVIIPGLVDTHSHIGLFGRPGAGNDANETTGPVQSSVRALDSLNPFDPSIRIAQSGGVTTANIMPGSANVIGGQTIYIKLNGHSPTAMSLATPENLGGLKMANGDNPKGVYGGRGQSPATRMKVAAMQRSEFLKAQQYREKWSKYREKLAAGESPDPPTVDLAMEPLMEVLDGRRTVHFHTHRADDILSTLRLKEEFGFELVIQHGTEAFKVLDQIAKSGAIVSHTIVDSPGGKPETIEWYDETAAMLNEAGVKIVINTDDPVTDSRFLLRTAATAVRGGLPEETALRAVTLHAAQAMRLDAKIGSLEAGKDADFVVLSGEPFSIYTRVLQTYINGESVFDLRDGEEQRYQIGGFALNASTEVPFYEPIAPPTAAHPAPKAPKNAKRPDGAAAEFVVVAGLVHTVSGEPIKNGVVHVKDGKIAHVSPRKGFEFPKEAPVIEASAITPGLIDAYSSVPLSGMINIDADQEADEKGGAMHPDLRATDGFNPAEPLLRHLLANGITLVHSCPGRRNVIAGQSGLYRTHGTDVTEMTVRFPQAIVFNIGNAAKGHGGGDTRMGVISGLRKTLSDAGNFRRDRQKKLDKGETVEPDMSKDPLADLLDKKLPALFVADRADDLQTALRLSEEFHFDLQFGLGTEAFRVAEMIKQANVPVLVHPTQQKNGDLSKINTLTTNAAYLAEKEIPVALGSGFEGYVPKSFVVRLEAGLAAAHGLGFEKALKALTLDAAKILKVDDRFGSLEAGKVADIVLYDGDPLEQTTHVVAVIVDGKVVYDRATAPKVPLAERFYETLVSPPCCLSF, encoded by the coding sequence ATGCGGATTTGGGGCGCGATGCTGGCGCTAGCGATGATGGCCGGTAACCTGCTTGCCGCCGACCAGTCGGCGATCGTCTATCGTGGGGCCAAGATTCTGACCGCGACCGGCCAAACCTACGATCCCGGCGCCATGATCGTATCGGGAGGGAAAGTCGTTGCGGTTGGCGATTCCAAGCGGATCGAAACCCCCAAAGACGCGACCGAAATCGACCTCGCCGGCAAGGTGATCATTCCGGGCCTGGTCGACACCCATTCGCACATCGGGCTCTTCGGCCGACCCGGCGCAGGGAACGACGCCAACGAGACGACCGGGCCGGTTCAGTCGAGCGTGCGTGCCCTCGATTCGCTCAATCCGTTTGACCCCAGCATTCGCATTGCTCAATCCGGAGGCGTTACCACGGCCAACATCATGCCGGGAAGCGCCAACGTGATCGGCGGCCAAACGATCTACATCAAACTCAACGGTCACAGCCCGACCGCGATGTCGCTAGCAACGCCTGAGAACCTCGGTGGGCTGAAAATGGCCAACGGCGACAATCCGAAGGGAGTTTATGGCGGTCGCGGCCAGTCGCCGGCGACGCGGATGAAAGTCGCCGCGATGCAGCGGAGCGAGTTTTTGAAGGCGCAGCAATATCGCGAGAAGTGGTCGAAGTACCGCGAGAAGCTAGCGGCAGGCGAATCGCCTGATCCGCCGACCGTCGACTTGGCGATGGAGCCGCTGATGGAAGTGCTCGATGGTCGCCGCACCGTTCATTTCCACACCCATCGCGCCGACGACATCCTGTCCACATTGCGACTAAAAGAAGAGTTCGGCTTTGAACTGGTGATCCAGCACGGGACCGAGGCGTTCAAGGTGCTCGATCAGATCGCCAAGTCAGGCGCCATCGTCTCGCACACCATCGTTGATAGTCCCGGCGGAAAGCCGGAGACGATCGAGTGGTATGACGAAACGGCCGCGATGCTGAACGAAGCTGGGGTCAAAATCGTCATCAACACCGACGACCCGGTGACCGACAGCCGCTTTTTGCTTCGCACGGCGGCGACCGCCGTTCGGGGTGGATTGCCAGAAGAGACCGCGCTGCGCGCGGTGACGCTGCATGCCGCCCAGGCGATGCGCCTGGACGCGAAGATTGGCTCGCTTGAAGCGGGGAAAGACGCCGACTTCGTCGTGCTGAGCGGCGAACCGTTCAGCATCTATACCCGCGTCTTGCAGACGTACATCAACGGCGAGTCGGTCTTCGATCTGCGCGACGGAGAAGAGCAGCGTTATCAGATCGGCGGCTTCGCCTTGAACGCTTCGACTGAAGTGCCTTTCTACGAGCCGATCGCTCCGCCGACCGCGGCGCATCCGGCGCCCAAGGCGCCGAAAAATGCGAAGCGTCCTGACGGAGCCGCCGCCGAGTTTGTCGTGGTCGCCGGGCTGGTTCATACCGTCTCTGGCGAGCCGATCAAAAACGGCGTCGTTCATGTAAAGGATGGAAAGATCGCACATGTCAGCCCCCGCAAAGGGTTCGAGTTTCCGAAAGAGGCGCCGGTCATCGAAGCGAGCGCGATCACGCCGGGCTTGATCGACGCCTATAGCTCGGTGCCGCTCTCGGGCATGATCAACATCGACGCCGATCAGGAAGCGGACGAAAAGGGAGGCGCGATGCATCCCGATCTCCGCGCGACCGACGGTTTCAATCCGGCCGAGCCGCTGCTGCGTCATCTGCTGGCCAACGGAATTACGCTGGTTCATTCTTGCCCTGGGCGACGCAATGTGATCGCGGGGCAGTCGGGCTTGTACCGGACGCACGGGACCGACGTGACGGAGATGACCGTTCGCTTTCCGCAGGCGATCGTCTTCAACATCGGCAACGCCGCCAAAGGACATGGCGGGGGCGATACGCGGATGGGGGTGATCTCCGGGTTGCGGAAGACGTTGTCCGATGCCGGCAACTTCCGTCGCGACCGCCAAAAGAAACTCGACAAGGGAGAAACGGTCGAGCCGGACATGTCGAAAGATCCGTTGGCCGACTTGCTCGATAAGAAGCTGCCGGCTCTCTTCGTCGCCGATCGGGCTGACGATCTACAGACGGCGCTCCGGTTATCGGAAGAGTTTCACTTTGACCTGCAATTTGGCCTGGGGACCGAAGCGTTTCGCGTGGCCGAGATGATCAAGCAGGCCAATGTGCCGGTGCTGGTCCATCCGACGCAGCAGAAGAACGGCGATCTGAGCAAGATCAACACGCTGACGACCAACGCCGCCTACTTGGCTGAAAAGGAGATCCCGGTGGCGCTGGGAAGCGGTTTTGAAGGTTATGTGCCGAAGTCATTTGTTGTGCGTCTGGAAGCGGGACTCGCCGCGGCGCATGGGCTTGGGTTTGAGAAGGCGCTGAAAGCGCTGACGCTTGATGCGGCCAAGATCTTGAAAGTCGACGATCGGTTCGGAAGCCTCGAAGCGGGCAAGGTGGCCGACATCGTGCTGTACGACGGCGATCCGCTGGAACAGACGACCCACGTCGTCGCGGTGATTGTCGACGGCAAGGTGGTCTACGATCGAGCGACGGCGCCCAAGGTTCCGCTGGCCGAGCGATTTTATGAAACGCTCGTTTCGCCGCCCTGCTGCCTTAGTTTCTAG